The Lagenorhynchus albirostris chromosome 6, mLagAlb1.1, whole genome shotgun sequence genome includes a window with the following:
- the ASNSD1 gene encoding asparagine synthetase domain-containing protein 1 has protein sequence MCGICCAVSFSVEHFNKDLKEDLLCNLKRRGPNSSKQLLKSNINYQCLFSGHVLHLRGVLTAQPVEDERGNVFLWNGEVFSGIKVEAEENDTQIMFNYLSSCKNESDILSLFSKVQGPWSFIYYQASSHSLWFGRDFFGRRSLLWHFSSLGKSFCLSSIGAQTSGVANQWQEVPASGIFRIDLKSTSISKSVVLKLYPWKYNSREDVIKECVNSLTQISADLPTFVSVAANEAKLYLKEPVVPLNMVLPQATFEIHCSSISSVPPSRETLQVFLTDGHMKEVVQQFIDVLSIAVKRRVLCLPREENLTQSEVLNTSNRKANVAILFSGGIDSMVIAALADRHIPLDEPIDLLNVAFMTKEKTIPAGFNKKGRKEKNNCEKRSEESSKNVTAAAAANPGEQFNVPDRITGRAGLKELQAASPSRIWNFVEINVSLEELQRLRRTRISHLIQPLDTVLDDSIGCAVWFASGGVGWLVTQDEAKPYQSSAKVVLTGIGADEQLAGYSRHRVRFQTHGLEGLNKEIEMELGRISSRNLGRDDRVIGDHGKEARFPFLDENVVSFLNSLPVWEKANLTLSRGIGEKLILRLAAVELGLTTSALLPKRAMQFGSRIAKLEKNNEKASDKCGRLRVISLENLSIEKEIKT, from the exons ATGTGTGGCATTTGTTGTGCAGTAAGCTTCTCTGTTGAGCATTTCAACAAAGATTTGAAAGAGGATTTACTGTGTAATCTTAAACGGCGGGGACCCAATAGTAGTAAACAGTTGTTAAAGTCTAATATTAACTACCAGTGTTTATTTTCTGGTCATGTCCTTCACTTAAGAGGTGTGTTGACTGCCCAGCCTGTTGAAGATGAAAGAGGCAATGTATTCCTGTGGAATGGAGAAGTCTTTAGTGGAATAAAGGTTGAAGCTGAAGAGAATGATACCCAAATAATGTTTAATTATCTTTCCTCTTGTAAGAATGAATCTGATATTTTGTCACTCTTCTCAAAAGTCCAAGGTCCTTGGTCTTTTATATATTATCAAGCATCTAGTCATTCTTTGTGGTTTGGTAGGGATTTTTTTGGCCGTCGTAGCTTGCTTTGGCATTTTAGTAGTTTGGGCAAGAGTTTCTGCCTCTCTTCAATTGGCGCCCAAACATCTGGAGTGGCCAATCAGTGGCAAGAAGTTCCAGCATCTGGAATTTTCAGAATTGATCTAAAGTCTACTTCCATTTCCAAAtctgttgttttaaaattgtatccTTGGAAATATAACTCTAGGGAGGATGTTATCAAAGAATGTGTTAATAGCCTAACTCAAATTTCAGCAGATTTGCCAACATTTGTATCAGTGGCAGCAAATGAAGCCAAACTGTATCTTAAAGAACCTGTTGTCCCTTTAAATATGGTTTTGCCACAAGCCACATTTGAGATCCATTGCAGTAGCATTTCCAGCGTCCCACCGTCAAGAGAGACCCTTCAGGTCTTTCTTACTGATGGACACATGAAGGAAGTAGTTCAGCAGTTCATTGATGTCCTGAGTATCGCAGTCAAGAGACGTGTCTTGTGTTTACCTAGGGAAGAAAACCTGACACAAAGTGAAGTTTTGAATACTAGTAATAGGAAAGCAAATGTTGCAATCCTGTTTTCTGGGGGAATTGATTCCATGGTTATCGCAGCGCTTGCTGACCGTCATATTCCTTTAGATGAACCAATTGATCTGCTTAATGTGGCTTTCATGACTAAAGAAAAGACCATACCAGCTGGTTTTaacaaaaaagggagaaaagagaaaaataattgtgaAAAACGCTCTGAAGAATCCTCTAAAAAtgtcactgctgctgctgctgctaatcCTGGTGAGCAATTCAACGTACCAGATCGAAtcacaggaagagcagggctAAAGGAACTACAAGCTGCCAGCCCTTCCCGGATTTGGAATTTTGTTGAAATTAATGTTTCTCTGGAAGAACTGCAAAGATTAAGACGAACTCGAATATCCCACTTAATTCAGCCCTTGGATACAGTGTTGGATGACAGCATCGGCTGTGCAGTCTGGTTTGCTTCTGGAGGAGTTGGTTGGTTAGTGACCCAAGATGAAGCAAAACCATATCAGAGTAGTGCAAAG GTAGTTCTTACTGGAATTGGTGCAGATGAGCAGCTCGCAGGTTATTCTCGTCATCGAGTCCGCTTCCAGACACACGGGCTGGAAGGACTGAATAAGGAAATCGAGATGGAACTGGGTCGAATTTCTTCTAGAAATCTTGGTCGTGATGACAGAGTTATTGGTGATCATGGAAAAGAAGCAAG atttcctTTCCTGGATGAAAATGTTGTCTCCTTTCTAAATTCCCTACCGGTTTGGGAAAAGGCAAACTTGACTTTATCCCGTGGAATTGGTGAAAAACTAATTTTGCGTCTTGCGGCAGTGGAACTTGGTCTAACAACCTCTGCTCTTCTGCCAAAACGCGCCATGCAATTTGGATCCAGAATTGcaaaactggaaaagaataatgaaaaggcATCTGATAAATGTGGAAGGCTCCGAGTCATTTCCTTAGAAAACCTTTCTAttgaaaaagagattaaaacGTAA
- the ASDURF gene encoding ASNSD1 upstream open reading frame protein — translation MPSRGARPEDGSGLVPTDNSTQHKEDLSSKIKEQKIVVDELSNLKKNRKVYRQQQNSDIFFLADRTEMLSESKNTLDELRKEYQEIENAEKTKIKK, via the exons ATGCCTAGCCGAGGTGCGCGACCCGAGGACGGCTCCGGGCTGGTCCCTACCGACAACTCGACCCAGCACAAGGAAGATCTTAGCAGCAAG attaaagaacaaaaaattgtTGTGGATGAACTTTCTAACCTGAAGAAGAACAGG AAAGTATATAGGCAGCAACAGAACAGCGACATATTCTTTCTTGCAGACCGAACAGAAATGCTTTCTGAAAGCAAAA aTACATTGGATGAGCTGAGGAAAGAATACCAAGAAATAGAAAACGCAGAGAAGACCAAAATCAAGAAATAG